aacaaatatactattttatatttaatttttagattttttatttatttttaattaaataattttcattaaaaagcataaaacataGAATATTTATTGTCATAACAGGGCTTTTTATGCATactgaatgtttttcttcttgaacAAAGAAGGAATAAAGCAGATAAATGGGCAGGCTGtcagttaccatggttaccTTGTCCTCAAAGTCATCGTCGCTGTCGTAGAGATCGTCATGACGGAGCCTCCACTCGTACTCCACGTGGACGTGATGGTCAAACTGGTTGGACTGGGCTTTCTGCAGctgctcaaacacaaacacagtttagtttagtttaaatgCATCGTTGACACCGACGGTCACAGGAGGAGGCGTGTGATCGGAGTGAGGAGCTCACCAGCGCCTCACACTGGCCGTGCTTCAACCTGCGGCTCACGTCCAGAGCCGTCTCTCCCAACTCGTTTCCTGTTCACACGCAAACGGGCAAAATATTACCGAAACCTCAGAACCATAAACAGGAAGAGTTAGTGTGTGATTTTACATTTGTGAGGGAAGATTTTTTGGAAAgaaacctttaaaaagaaatcctcactttgtaaaaatgttctcactttacataaatttccattttttttaaatatcttcacaaaatgtcctcactttctaaaTCGTTTATGGGTCCTCACATGTACCATGTtcaatcgtgtgtgtgtgtgtgtgtgtgtgtgtgtgtgtgtgtgtgtgtgtgtgtgtgtgtgtgtgtgtgtgtgtgtgtgtgtgtgtgtgtgtgtgtgtgtgtgtgtgtgtgtgtgtgtgtgtgtgtgtgtgtattactcATGTGTGTGCTGGCcctggctctcagcagcagtcgCACACAGTCGCTCTTGTTGTGCAGACAGCTGTAGTGCAGCGCCGTGTTTCCTGATGAGGTCTGCGAGTCCACGTCGGAGctgaggacaaacacacacacgcaggtgaacacattaacacacactgaGATGACATCACTCACAAACGTTGTCGGAGCACACTGACCAGTTCTGAGCTAAGAAGTCCAGGATGTGCAGCGACGTCCGGTCAGCCAATAGGACGGCTAGATGGAGCGccgtctcccctctctcctgttGGCATGGAAACAatattgagtgtgtgtgtgttaatgggaGTTTACCTGTGCgtttacttgtgtgtgtatacctgtacatgtgtgtgtacctgcaaataactgtgtgtttgtgtatttgtgtgtaccTTTAtgtgtatgtacctgtatgtacCTGTATACGTGTATGTGTGGAACATTATGTGTGAACCTGTGcgtacatatgtgtgtataccaGTGTGTACCCGTATGTGGgtacatgtgtgtctgtgtgtgtatgcgtgtacctgtacgtgtgtctgtgtgtctgtgtgtacatgtgtgtgtgtgtgtacatgtgtgtacctgtatgtgtgcgtgcagCGGCTGGCTGAGCTCCGTCCTCTGAGCGTACAGTTGAATCAGACTGTAGATGTCGCAGCTCTTGGTCGCCTCCTGCAGGCTGAGTCGCAGCGCCGCAGTTGAGCTGTGGCTCCGCCTCACAAAATGAACATCCTGGTACTTTGACAGGATGAAGTCTTTACGCTCCcccctgcaaacacacatacatacacacacaataaatataaagtatcgactttatttaaaatatatttatattctttactagaataacaaaaaacgatgtgtgtgtgtgtgtgtcttacatGTGGCTGTGTTGGGAGGGCTTCAGCGATGGACTCAGCAGGTTCGCCTCCAGTATCTCATTAAAACCAGAGTTACCAACATTTCTGGCCAACTGGGAGACAAAGAAGACAACATTTTCTCACTACCTCTTCTCTTGTACAAACAGCATACGTACAATAAAGCCTCTTGAGAAAGTAAATGTCAGCTCTGAATTTAACTCAATATACAGAACTGAAAAGTCAGAACTGACTGAAGTAAAGAGTAACTGCTAACCTTTCTACATTAGAGGGAAATCCAACCTCCTACAACTCCAAATCATTctgatttacatgttttatCTTGTTCGCTAGCAAGCTAATCCAACAATACTCCGTCCTGTAGTCAGCTGGGTTTAGTTAACTTGAGCCTAACTGTGACCATAGTTTACTAAATAAAAATCAcactgtattgaagaagacttgaaactagagattgagaccataaactcatgtttacaatgtttactgagggaataaatcaagtttgAAAATAGTGTAATgttctcatagacttcaatacaaccagaggagtcgccccctgatggccattataAAGAATGCAGgcttaagacacttcagcaatGGCACTGGACTTTTTCAGAACCTGAGGTTTCCGTCTTATAAAGAGTCAAAGTTGTGACTGTGgacattaaatgtaatttgagaTGTAAACTATGACTGCTTCAGTAAGAAACATCCAATCACATGTTTTCAAAACTCCATCCTAACTCATCTAAACCCAGCTGATTGAAGGATGGATTAGCTTGTTAGCTGACGGGTCGGACCTACCAGCAGGTCTGAGGTCCCCAGACTGTCCAGACTGAGAGACTGGATCCTGGAGACGTGGACCCCCATCTCCCTGTGGATCCCTGAACACTCGATACAGGTCAGGATGCCCAGGTTGGTCGAGAGCCATCCAGGatctacagagagagagagagagagaagtaaagTTTAGTGTTGTATCCATTAGAAGAGTTTCACTGATAGAAGCATTGAAAGTAGTGATagaaaaaaagtagaagaaacaaccacacaataaacaattattttcattatcaagtATTTACTACTTGATTAATTAAGTTTACATACATAGAAGAAAAACTAAAGGTTTGACAAAGggagttttgttttaaaaatggcaaacaattgatttattatcaaaattgttgcagatttattttctgaccATTGACTAATTAATAAAACCCGAAATTAATAAAACTTTACATctgatgttttttatgattattcTTATATTTGccactgtttgttttctaactttaaatgtcatcatcttcttcatctcaATGACAACCTGTAATTTATATTACGCCTTTCTATATAAATGCAGTTCATCTCAATAAACCAAAAATGGTCCTTAAGATGAAGTCTGTCTGAGAACCACAAtttctgttgctttttaatAGGACATTTTATGcaataagatttattttgattaaaagacgacccgctctacctcctCACCCACAGCCACCCCAAGAAATGAATATgcattgattaattgattaattgattgattacCCGGAGCTCCGCAGTCACAGCAGTTGTTGTTGCCCGGCAACCGTCTGATGTCATCAGTGATGGCCCGGGTCAGGTCCTCCACGCTGCTCTCACAGCCTCCCCCCCCGACCCTCCCCCCGTCCAGAGCCACGCTGAGAGCCTCCTGCTTACTGTTACTGAGCACCGAGATCcagctgaacacagagagatgaACACacatattattaattaaaacattttaagatcaTCAACATAAATACAGACTTTATTAACACCTCGTCAGAATAAAGTTTATGTTTGACTCACGCCACACACTCCGCTTCATCCTCTGCCAGGAAGTGGTAGGTCCGGTTATCTGGAGGACAAAGTGTTTGTTATATTACACAAATATACAGCGCTGCAGGTAAGACGCAGTGTTGCCTAGCAACGACCTCAGCACCTCACTTTAGTTTCATTCTTTtgtatctgtatttatgtgtaaaatgtattaatgtgtatattatttatgtgtgtgttcgtgtgtgtgtatCTTACGAGAGATGAGGTCGAAGCATTTCTTGTCCTCCACACTGGGTTTAACCTGACAGGTGAGCAGGTTGAGTCTGGTAGGAGGTTTATTAGgctgcaagagagagagagagagagtattaAGATCATCAATTATTATAACTTTAATgttagaggtcagaggtcacagctaatctcacacaaacacacacacacacacaggtgaactCACAGTGGCATGAGCGATCGTCAGGTAACAGTTGTGAACTGAACATTTCCTCTTTTGCCACATTTTCCTCAACCtgaaacacaaaccaacacacaggtttagtactactacagtactactactactactactactactactactactactactactactaccactacagtactactactactactactactactactactgcagtactTATACTGATGGTCagtgtgtacatttatttatttttttacccgtCACTCTTCTTGTAGAGGAATCCTGATCTTTCTGTCCCGTACTGTTTGTCTCCCAGCAGCTGATGCATACTGTACACCTGCTTAGGCAACgtgtcctacacacacacacacacacacattaacacacacacattaatatacacacacattaaattcACATTATTTACCAGTACAACAGTATTATACCGTCAGCTGGTGtcagtgtttctgtctctgacCTGCTGCTCTGTGTGGACGACCGGCCTCAGCTGATCTCTGAGAGTCACGAgctgcttcttctcctcctcctgacgCTGCTTCACCTGCAAGTTATCTGGTCATTACATATTTTTAATCTTTGgattaaatgtgcttttattttgaaatgaaggcAACATGAGTGTGATTGCCTGCTCGCCCCCTGGAGGCTGCAGTGAGAACTACAGACACAATATTAAAGTGTACTTGATGTCGTACAGTGATCAGGACTCCGTTCAGCTCCTCCATGTACTGCTTCAACCTCTGAGTGGTGGACACACACTCCTGCAggaaactacacacacacacacacacacacacacacacacacacacacacacacacacacacacacacacacacacacacagatacaataaataaaaccatgTCAATTTAATGCATgtaggcgtgtgtgtgtctgagtgtgtgtgtgtgtgtgtgtgtgtgtgtgtgtgtgtgtgtgtgtgtgtgtgtgtgtgtgtgtgtgtgtgttctcacttGTTGTGGCTGTGATAGTGTTTGATGAGGTTCTGCAGAAGGTCGACTCCTCTCTTCGTCTTTATCTCGTTGACCTTAATCAGATactgggagacagagagaggagtgtgTTCATTGAAAAGAGAGAGGGCCGCACATTTAGTAAGTGATGGATGTGTTTCAGAATAGTTCAGGAGCAGCAggtgtaggaggaggaggagcagcagagagaaggaaatAGGTGGAGCAGATAGAGcagaagtaaaatattaaagaagaaaaaggaagagaaagaagtggaagaggatgagaaggaagaaaaaagaggtagaggaggaggagagagtcaAAGATGGAGTCACTGACCTCACACATGCTCAGTTGGAATGAGCGTCTCTCCTTCTCGAGATCCTCAGCGATCTCTCCTCCGCTGACCTCATTCCTCACCATCCCATACTGACGAGCCAAttccctcttctccttctccacctgcttactgcacacacacacaatcacacacacacacacacacacacacacacacacacacacacacacacacacacacacacgcacacacacacacacacacaaatgaatcCTAAACTGAAGGTGTAgcaattaatatttaatttgttttatttagatcCTTTATATATTGCATGTGCACaggttgtaaagccctctgaggcaaatttgtaatttgtgattctgggctatacaaaataaactgaattgaattgaattgaatattaaattaaattaaattaaattaaattaaattatattaataattttatattatattatattatattacattatattatattacattatccTGATGAAGCCATGCTTAATGTTTAAACTATAATTCCTGCACCTTATTCAAAATATTCCGTCTTATTGTCCTGTGTTGAAGCTCCCAGTTGGTTGATGGGTGGATTTGTTTTACTACGCTTTCACTATGACCGtcttttttacatcttttatcttcactttttcttgttttaactAAAACTACACAGAACTCCAGCAGAAATAATCAGGTTTCTCAAAAACTTAACCCAGGTTTTCTGAAACCATAAGGAAGATACATTTGGCACAAACTCACATAACCAGGATACTCCAAAAATAGATAATAACAGAGGTACTGTTGTGCAAGTAATCACTCTCTGTGTGCTTGAGATTATTCAGTGTGATCATCACTCACAATCTGCTCTCGTAGTCCCTCCACGCTTTGTCAAAAGGCTTCTTCAGATCCTACAAAGAGAGACggtcagaggaggaaacaggattTTAGATTCACTGAACTGATGAGGCTGCAGACACTTCAGTCACGGGACAAAAGAGCTCCATCCTGAGGCGACCGGAAGCaaatatgatgataataatgactGAACTGTGGTGAAAGGTTTAAAGTTTATATGCATCATCCAGGTGAAATGAAAGCAAGTAAAGATAAATTCCTCACCCCCTTCACCTCCCTCAGATCTCCTTTAACCAGTGAGTCCAGGAAGAAGTTGATGTTGTGGAGCATGCTCttcaactgcacacacacataaaaaaaatacaataatataaacttCAACTGtccacaaacattaaaaagggaTTTATATTAATGGATGACGCCCAGAATGTTGTTAATTCAGCGATGTTAATGGGTGAAgtggagacaaaaacatggtTCTTAAATAAAGATCTTGATGGTTCAGAGCTAACTAGTCTTTAAGAGTGTTTTCCCAATACAGTTTGGTATTGACCAGTAAGtgaaaaagtgattttaaatttGAGTTTGCAGTTGATTAGTTAACAACCAAtagattttagtttttcagaTGGACGTTTTACATTCAACTGTTGAGCTCAGATTGgtttaaaatagtttaaaaagttTTTATCAATGGAGTTTAGAATGGAGCATCTGTAGAAACAGAGGTTTTAATTAAGGGATATCTTAATGGACTTTGTCATTACAGGTTTTTACAATCAAGTTTGGAATGGAACAGTTCACAGAAGCAGGGAATGTCATATGGAGTTTGGAGTGAACCAATTAAGAGCTTATTGATTTTTtaacaatagttttttttagttggGTTTGGAATTGACACGTTTCAAGCCACGTTTTTTCAGTTTAAACTTAGAATGGAATAGTTGAGTTCTGTTTtagaaaacagtatttttaatcaaaggtttttctcaatatatatttttttaatgcaacataTAAAATCCaactggttttaatcagaagtTTTCCCAATTGCAGTTTGGAATGAGATGAGATGTAATCagatgttttttggttttggggTTTCTCAAGAAGCTTGGAATGGACTAGTTTCATCAAGTTACCTACAAATGGAGGTTTGGTAAAACCAGTGAAGCACCAGTTATAGGGTTTAAATAAGACGTTTTTCCAGTCATCAGTTGAGGTAAAGTCATCGTGGTTTCAGACTAAACTGGAGGCTGTGACTGTTATCCGGTGCAGGTgttgtgacctctgacctctgtgacGTAGTACCACTGTCACCAGTGACTTACCAGGTTCTTCATGGGCGAGAGGAGATCTTTGGAGAAGTCGGCCAGTCGGCAGAAGGCGGAGCCGACCTCCGACTCCCCGTTTGAGTGACAGTTGACCGACAGCTTCTCCATCGAATTAATGTACTGCTCCAGGTGAGACACGTGGTCTGACAGAGAGACATGTCGTTAGAGCAGgaagtaatgtgtgtgtgtgtgtgtgtgtgtgtgtgtgtgtgtgtgtgtgtgtgtgtgtgtgtgtgtgtgtgtgtgtgtgtgtgtgtgtgtgtgtgtgtgtgcgtacctTGTCCTGATGTGTATTTGGCTTTAGCAGCTTTCTTCATCTTCTGCAACACCAACCGGTCGCTATCCAAAACCTGaacacaaatatgcacacacatgcatatttacTAGTTTGTACATTCAAGTGATGttttaaacattagtgattgattctgctgaatgtgtgtgtgtgtgtgtgtgtgtgtgtgtgtgtgtgtgtgtgtgtgtgtgtgtgtgtgtgtgtgtgtgtgtgtgtgtagaggcaCTAATTAACCTGCTGActcaacacacatacacacacacacacacacacacacacacaacacacacacacacacacacacacacacacacacacacacacagaggacgaGCTTTGTTCTCTGACAACAGGCCGctacattcctgtgtgtgtcagttcaCAGTCGACATCTCTGTCTTTATTATTTCTGGGTGAATCAGACCACAGaggcttttttttcccccagtagACATTTTGACTCTTAGTCATTGTCGGAAAAAGCACCGAGGTTATTAATAACTGCTAATTAAGTTCTATTCAACTTTAGCCAAGACGGTGTTACAATGATGcaacatgcacaataccaggaccttgaaactgaagcagctaaatggaattcagccagtattcattttattatatacacCTGTGATTCACCTACTGTGACAGGTGAAAAAAACCCTGTTGTCTGTCATGTTACAAATAAATTATCAGGTTTGATCCAATCAGATTTTTATAGGATTTTTGCATCGATGTGATAAAGTATTTTGACTTACATTTAGGtgtttaaacttaaaaaatatacatttctctCTAATAAATATACAGGAATTCAAATGCATCCTGATTTGATTGAAAAGCACTAAAAGGAGCCAGTTGAGGTGGTTCAGACGTCTGATTAGGATGTCTCCTGGGTGCCTTGCTTTGCAGATTTTGCAGAACCCACTGGAGAGATAATGTATCTCATCTGGCCTGGTAACGCCTCCAGATCCCCCAGGAGCATCTGGAGGCGTTGCTAGGAAGAGGGACGTCTGTGCTGTCCTTTCTTAGCCTGTTTCCACCTCAAACCAGCAGCAGGAAATGTATGATATGACTGAGCATTTTATCTGTACTGCTCACTACACTTTCAAACACTAGGGGTTTAATTTATCAACCGTGGCCACACACAGTAATGTGCTcagaaaatgtgaatttgaTTTATGTGATTTCTTGACGATCCCACTGGTAcatatgtgtaataaataaatcctaAATTAGATAGGtatcaaattacaaatttgcattaactatttttaacaGTCAACAAATAATTGATATGGCTTATTTTGGTCAATTTCAATTACATTGTAGGGAAAAGTAACAGATTgatcacacatgcacagatgttTTATGGAGCCACAGGTGCTCAGTGATGCAaataaataagatgaaaaaTGGTATAAtttcaccccccaaaaaattgttACCTTGGTTTATGAACAAAAAAGGTCATGAACTGCAGGTAGTGTGTAGGTTTTGGTGCCACCTAGTGAtaaggttgcagattgcaactaACTAAAACTCAGATTTTCAggtgaaaaaaaaccatttaacaataatatattctatttctgccaatagattcCCTTAAATGCTTTAATGCACTGCAGAGCTATTCAACTGTAAAGCATTGgacttattttaataataatctaattaaTAATTTCgtgatttttatttacagtctatggtattATCAAGGGAAACAGAAGTAATGAATCGGGACTCGGTATCAGCAGATACTCAAAGTATTAGGGAATTTTTGTGTTTGCGTCCAATCTGTTTTGTGAAATGCAATTATTTATTCAACCATCAGTGATTTCTTTATCTTGTGGAAGCATCAATGAAATAATTTTATATAGATCTCAGCTTTGAAACGTCTAAACAGAAAACCTTTACAGTATTTGAAGAGAAGTACGACAACATTTCAGCTGGTAACAAACCTGTCGCTGTGTCTCTCACAGTCTAACCACGCTTCCTCTTAATAACTAACTGTATATCAACAGATAAAGTCAGACATTAAATGAGACTTGTGTCCATAAATCCTTTGTcccggtgcatgctgggaagctTTCCTGAACACCTGCTCCTGGAATGTAACGCCCACTAAACCTCAGTCTGGAGGCGTTCATGTATGTGAAAGAGCCTTCAGGTGCAcaagcaggtggaggaggaacaggTGAGATGAATTACTGTTCACTGCGTAAAggtgtgggaaaaaaacagcgtTCGTCTTTTTACCAACAGTTCCTTCACACACATTTAGAACTTGTTCTACTCATGTTTTGATGAACCACAGACCCACTCAGTCCAGGTCAGCTTATCATCATCATGTAACACAAACAGGGTACTGCTTAAGAAGTTTCTAATGTCCAACTTTTACAGCTTCCCATGAACGCAGCATTGATGTGCAGGTTGCAGATTAACTCACTTCCTGATTAATAATCATCTCTCTGGCTCCTCCTCATAACCATTGAAATAACAATAGCAATGAATACTAACAAGGTTTTTATCTGTTGCCGTGGTTACGTATGCCGACTGTAAGGGACAGTCGAAGATCTAAAGTCTTCGGGTCAATGACTCCACTGAccaataatgtgtgtgtgtgtgtgtgtgtgttgtgtgtgtgtgtgtgtgtgtgtgtgtgtgtgtgtgtgtgtgtgtgtgtgtgtgtgtgtgtgtgtgtgtgtgtgtgtgtgtgtgtgtgtgtgtgtgtgtgtgtgtgtgtgtgtgtgtgtgtgtgtgtgtgtgtgtgtgtgtttgtgtgtgtgtgtgtgtgtgtgtgtgtgtgtgtgtgtgtgtgtgtgtgtgtgtgtgtgtgtgtgtgtgtgtgtgtgtgtgtgtgt
This portion of the Anoplopoma fimbria isolate UVic2021 breed Golden Eagle Sablefish chromosome 17, Afim_UVic_2022, whole genome shotgun sequence genome encodes:
- the LOC129105276 gene encoding LOW QUALITY PROTEIN: arf-GAP with SH3 domain, ANK repeat and PH domain-containing protein 2-like (The sequence of the model RefSeq protein was modified relative to this genomic sequence to represent the inferred CDS: inserted 2 bases in 1 codon); translated protein: MPECVSVSDFLQEVQEDWSSPTTSSFSSKMISCRNTVYLLEEVLDSDRLVLQKMKKAAKAKYTSGQDHVSHLEQYINSMEKLSVNCHSNGESEVGSAFCRLADFSKDLLSPMKNLLKSMLHNINFFLDSLVKGDLREVKGDLKKPFDKAWRDYESRFKQVEKEKRELARQYGMVRNEVSGGEIAEDLEKERRSFQLSMCEYLIKVNEIKTKRGVDLLQNLIKHYHSHNNFLQECVSTTQRLKQYMEELNGVLITVKQRQEEEKKQLVTLRDQLRPVVHTEQQDTLPKQVYSMHQLLGDKQYGTERSGFLYKKSDGLRKMWQKRKCSVHNCYLTIAHATPNKPPTRLNLLTCQVKPSVEDKKCFDLISHNRTYHFLAEDEAECVAWISVLSNSKQEALSVALDGGRVGGGGCESSVEDLTRAITDDIRRLPGNNNCCDCGAPDPGWLSTNLGILTCIECSGIHREMGVHVSRIQSLSLDSLGTSDLLLARNVGNSGFNEILEANLLSPSLKPSQHSHMGERKDFILSKYQDVHFVRRSHSSTAALRLSLQEATKSCDIYSLIQLYAQRTELSQPLHAHIQERGETALHLAVLLADRTSLHILDFLAQNCSDVDSQTSSGNTALHYSCLHNKSDCVRLLLRARASTHMRNELGETALDVSRRLKHGQCEALLQKAQSNQFDHHVHVEYEWRLRHDDLYDSDDDFEDKNGPVKKERSISSSSFTSSFSFNSRAFSFSQPASSSTSIAPSSSVVAGGGGGGGLLSVGRRLAMAMELHSRPAGCASSPPPPPPSSPAPPLPPRVKVPNVXPPPPPAGGEGVGEEEEEEGEVFFPLMGNKKSTPPPPIAVRHKRSCSESGKHDYGLPTSPRIYSGPDSSFKKCVPSSPLSSLNERPERGFRRADSESCTSHFLHPARKAPPNGSPTNRRSQSFENDTRRPTPQPLPRRSLPRGATSRRVEALYDCQADHHDELSFSEGQVLVVLGQEDCDWWHGYIEDEPDQRGLFPSSFVQLLSD